One genomic region from Jiangella sp. DSM 45060 encodes:
- a CDS encoding adenylosuccinate synthase, producing MPAIVLVGAQWGDEGKGKATDLIGGQVDYVVKFNGGNNAGHTVVIDGETYALHLLPSGILTPSVTPVIGNGVVIDLAVLFEELDGLEARGVDTSKLVVSANAHLIPSYNRTLDKVTERFLGKRRIGTTGRGIGPTYADKMSRVGLRVQDLFDEKILRQKVEGALEQKNQLLVKVYNRRAADVDEVTDELLGYADRLRPMVTDTALLLDQALTDGKVVIMEAGQATLLDVDHGTYPFVTSSNATAGGASTGSGIPPTRIDGVIAVLKAYTTRVGEGPFPTELFGDDGDRLRKAGGEFGTTTGRPRRCGWLDTVIGRYATRINGTTDLVVTKLDVLTGYDPVPVCVAYEIDGVRHDEMPMTQTEFHHAVPVFEYFEGWDDDISGARTLADLPPAARRYLEAVEDLCKAPISAVGVGPGREQIVAVRDLVR from the coding sequence GCGATCGTGCTCGTCGGCGCCCAGTGGGGCGACGAAGGCAAGGGGAAGGCCACCGACCTCATCGGCGGCCAGGTCGACTACGTCGTGAAGTTCAACGGCGGCAACAACGCCGGCCACACCGTCGTCATCGACGGCGAGACCTACGCGCTGCACCTGCTGCCGTCGGGCATCCTGACGCCGAGCGTCACGCCGGTCATCGGCAACGGCGTCGTCATCGACCTCGCCGTCCTGTTCGAGGAGCTCGACGGGCTCGAGGCCCGCGGCGTCGACACGTCGAAGCTGGTCGTGAGCGCCAACGCGCACCTGATTCCGTCGTACAACCGCACGCTCGACAAGGTCACCGAGCGGTTCCTCGGCAAGCGCCGCATCGGCACCACCGGCCGCGGCATCGGCCCCACCTACGCCGACAAGATGTCGCGGGTCGGGCTGCGGGTGCAGGACCTGTTCGACGAGAAGATCCTGCGGCAGAAGGTCGAAGGCGCGCTGGAGCAGAAGAACCAGCTGCTGGTGAAGGTCTACAACCGGCGCGCGGCCGACGTCGACGAGGTCACCGACGAGCTGCTGGGCTACGCCGACCGGCTGCGGCCCATGGTCACCGACACCGCGTTGCTGCTCGACCAGGCGCTCACTGACGGCAAGGTCGTCATCATGGAGGCCGGGCAGGCCACCCTGCTCGACGTCGACCACGGCACCTACCCGTTCGTCACCTCGTCCAACGCGACGGCGGGCGGCGCCAGCACCGGTTCGGGCATCCCGCCCACGCGCATCGACGGCGTCATCGCGGTGCTCAAGGCGTACACCACCCGGGTCGGCGAGGGCCCGTTCCCGACCGAGCTGTTCGGCGACGACGGTGACCGCCTGCGCAAGGCGGGCGGCGAGTTCGGCACGACGACCGGACGCCCGCGCCGCTGTGGCTGGCTCGACACCGTCATCGGCCGCTACGCCACCCGCATCAACGGCACCACCGACCTCGTGGTGACGAAGCTGGACGTGCTGACCGGCTACGACCCGGTGCCGGTGTGCGTCGCGTACGAGATCGACGGCGTCCGGCACGACGAGATGCCGATGACGCAGACGGAGTTCCACCACGCCGTCCCGGTCTTCGAGTACTTCGAGGGCTGGGACGACGACATCAGCGGCGCCCGCACGCTGGCCGACCTCCCGCCGGCCGCACGCCGCTACCTCGAGGCCGTCGAGGACCTGTGCAAGGCGCCGATC